In Dysidea avara chromosome 3, odDysAvar1.4, whole genome shotgun sequence, a single window of DNA contains:
- the LOC136250575 gene encoding radical S-adenosyl methionine domain-containing protein 1, mitochondrial-like isoform X4, producing MAQFMFTDNVDHSLMRKALITELRTFIDMSGFHTVTSIFFGGGTPSLAAPSTIHAVINEVAKLCHLPTSAEINLEANPTSSGQSVLKDFKQAGVNRLSLGVQALNDKDLKLLNRDHNRSEALQALSLCKELFPGRLNIDIIFGRPRQTVDEWRTELEKVLEICDNHISLYQLTVERGTPLAKDVQNSRLKLPVEDHTADMYEHAVQRLSVAGLHRYEISNFARFGSESQHNYSYWRGDQYIGIGPGAHSRFSLRDQSQVIARVQAPVPDVWTKLVFSSGHGTRKSTMLTRKERFEEVFMTSLRTRNGLTNEIWYNLDMPNTIHTSLSELESVQELIKGDLLIIDEEGLRATSKGLAVTDSLMTELLLTNKLYDHTTTFPVRP from the exons ATGGCACAGTTTATGTTCAC GGACAATGTTGATCACAGTTTGATGAGGAAGGCTCTCATTACTGAGTTGAGGACATTTATTGACATGAGTGGATTTCATACAGTGACCTCTATATTCTTTGGAGGAG GCACTCCCAGCCTAGCAGCACCATCCACTATACATGCTGTAATTAATGAAGTGGCCAAGTTGTGTCACTTACCGACAAGTGCTGAGATCAATTTGGAGGCCAACCCAACATCATCTGGTCAAAGTGTTCTCAA agACTTTAAACAAGCTGGTGTGAACAGGCTGTCATTAGGAGTTCAA GCACTGAATGACAAAGACTTGAAGTTGCTCAATAGAGATCACAATAGAAGTGAAGCTCTACA GGCTCTGTCACTTTGTAAAGAATTGTTTCCAGGCAGACTTAATATTGACATTATATTTGGAAGACCTCGTCAAACAGTGGATGAATGGAGAACAGAACTAGAGAAG GTGTTGGAGATCTGTGACAATCATATCTCATTGTATCAGTTAACTGTAGAGAGAGGTACTCCTCTAGCTAAGGATGTGCAGAATAGCAgattg AAGTTACCAGTTGAAGATCATACAGCAGATATGTATGAACATGCAGTACAA CGACTATCAGTGGCTGGCCTTCATCGTTATGAAATCTCAAACTTTGCAAGATTT GGATCTGAGAGTCAACACAATTATTCCTACTGGAGAGGTGATCAGTACATTGGAATTGGACCTG GAGCTCACTCAAG GTTCAGTTTAAGAGATCAATCACAAGTGATAGCAAGAGTACAGGCTCCAGTACCTGATGTGTGGACTAAACTG GTATTTTCAAGTGGTCATGGAACTAGGAAGTCTACAATGCTTACTAGAAAGGAAAG GTTTGAAGAAGTTTTCATGACAAGTTTACGCACAAGAAATGGATTAACCAATGAG ATATGGTACAATCTTGACATGCCTAATACCATACACACAAGTCTGTCAGAGCTGGAGTCAGTACAAGAACTGATTAAAGGTGATCTACTTATAATAGATGAGGA GGGATTACGAGCTACTTCAAAGGGGTTAGCTGTGACTGATTCTTTGATGACTGAGTTATTGTTGACTAACAAATTGTATGATCATACCACCACATTTCCTGTTCGTCCTTG
- the LOC136250574 gene encoding circularly permutated Ras protein 1-like produces MDFGSKFVYEYNDSEEEYISGEEYEVGMYLSDSEGSGDEDGAPQRPTIIPEGAGVPPSYRTPPPPRGSSPPPPSSGALVPQAPPPPAPQSGVNRLLGALKKRTNWLKKGTATNQTGRGRTARQADTNVIAVKFNTLTEPSHMHTGDAVVCSNKDCTAILSHMSKLKQNTETGAKTWQCEFCGTLNVAELEPEEVPTKDDTTFMIAPAPVNTDQGASGGVESLIIFCVDISGSMCVTTEVSGKFQLKGHSRVAGLSSLNVDGEDQYMPRQKRDVTYVSRLQSVQAAVDHQLNDFSKTQPHTKISLVTFNNEVTVFGDGKNNAVTITGDKLNNNDELVKIGSEVALPGSIKDTSKSLSDKLFSLEESGSTALGPALVVSIAMAAKVPGSRVVVCTDGLANVGLGSLDELKTEEQVKQGQQFYEKLGTDAVDKGVVVSLVSIKGTECRVVELGQVASQTGGQVTIVDPLTLTQQFSTILANPIIATNVVTRLILHSGLYFRHEDYQNASCVTIQVGNVTADTELTYEYGVRTKKHKEDTPPPVPMDTASASGTGGTTEQKDEKMDATTPADTTTPTADTKTTDGGAASGGGGATPTPDTPPLMMDGKECLPFQLQISYTSLDGAQCNRVITQAKPITKDRQVAEAGSNVQVLGAHVAKTTAKMALEGEYTKARTKALVNQRLVQRVGHAYHRKDEYRAWVKNVAPMENMMNDFQKKERVTFGRSYSDEECEDELVPIATKSAASSMQKLAPKVKKKKAYKRRGESSDVTSEVFYSNMARKTDDFL; encoded by the exons ATGGATTTCGGGTCCAAGTTTGTATACGAATATAATGATTCCGAAGAAGAATACATTTCAGGTGAAGAATATGAAGTTGGAATGTACCTGAG TGACAGTGAGGGATCTGGTGATGAAGATG GTGCCCCACAACGACCTACCATTATACCAGAAGGAGCTGGAGTACCTCCGTCTTATAGAACACCCCCTCCTCCAAGGGGCTCCTCTCCTCCTCCTCCATCATCAGGTGCTCTAGTACCACAAGCTCCACCACCTCCTGCCCCTCAGTCAGGTGTTAATAGACTACTTGGTGCTCTGAAAAAGAGGACCAACTGGTTGAAGAAAG GAACTGCGACAAACCAAACAGGGAGGGGTCGTACAGCAAGACAAGCTGATACTAATGTTATAGCAGTCAAGTTCAACACACTGACTGAACCCAGCCACATGCACACTGGAGATGCTGTAGTCTGTAGCAACAAGGACTGTACTGCCATCTTGTCACATATGTCCAAGTTGAAACAAAACACTGAAACTGGAGCAAAA ACTTGGCAGTGTGAGTTCTGTGGTACGCTAAATGTGGCAGAACTGGAGCCAGAGGAGGTCCCCACGAAGGACGACACCACATTCATGATAGCACCAGCACCAGTTAACACTGATCAAGGAGCCAGTGGTGGTGTAGAGTCTCTCATTATATTCTGTGTGGACATCTCAGGGTCTATGTGTGTCACTACTGAG GTATCTGGCAAGTTCCAGTTGAAGGGCCACTCCAGAGTAGCTGGACTGTCCAGTCTTAATGTTGATGGGGAGGACCAGTACATGCCCAGACAGAAGAGAGATGTCACATATGTGTCTAGACTACAG AGTGTTCAAGCTGCAGTGGATCATCAGTTAAATGATTTTTCCAAGACCCAACCTCACACAAAGATCAGTTTAGTCACATTCAATAATGAGGTCACTGTGTTTGGCGATGGCAAGAATAATGCTGTCACTATTACTGGTGATAAACTGAATAATAATGATGAGCTGGTGAAGATTGGATCTGAAGTGGCACTACCCGGGAGCATCAAGGATACCTCCAAGTCACTGAGTGATAAGTTGTTTAG TTTGGAGGAGTCTGGTAGTACTGCACTTGGTCCAGCTCTAGTTGTATCCATCGCCATGGCAGCCAAAGTACCAGGTTCTAGG GTGGTGGTGTGTACTGATGGTCTAGCTAATGTTGGACTGGGTAGTCTTGATG AGTTGAAGACAGAAGAACAAGTTAAACAGGGACAGCAGTTCTATGAAAAACTTGGCACAGATGCTGTTGATAAAGG TGTGGTAGTGTCTCTTGTCAGTATTAAAGGAACTGAGTGTAGAGTAGTTGAACTTGGTCAGGTGGCCAGTCAAACTGGAGGACAg GTCACCATAGTTGACCCCCTCACACTCACTCAACAGTTTAGTACTATACTAGCTAACCCTATCATTGCTACTAATGTGGTCACCAGGCTGATCCTTCATAGTGGACT GTATTTCCGTCATGAGGACTACCAGAATGCTAGTTGTGTTACTATACAAGTTGGTAATGTCACTGCTGACACTGAACTCACCTATGAGTATGGAGTACGCACTAAGA AACATAAGGAAGATACTCCTCCTCCTGTTCCTATGGACACAGCATCTGCAAGTGGTACAGGTGGAACAACTGAACAAAAGGATGAGAAAATGGATGCCACGACACCTGCTGACACTACCACACCTACTGCTGATACTAAGACTACTGATGGTGGTGCTGCAAGTGGAGGAGGTGGGGCTACTCCTACACCAGATACACCTCCTCTGATGATGGATGGGAAAGAGTGTCTACCATTCCAGCTACAGATCTCCTACACTAGTTTGGATGGTGCTCAGTGTAATAGAGTGATCACACAGGCTAAACCCATCACTAAGGATAGACAAGTGGCTGAAGCAG GTTCTAATGTACAGGTGTTAGGGGCACATGTTGCTAAGACTACGGCAAAGATGGCACTGGAGGGAGAATACACTAAGGCCAGGACTAAGGCACTTGTTAACCAGAGACTAGTACAGAGAGTggg ACATGCTTATCACCGTAAAGATGAGTATCGTGCTTGGGTGAAAAACGTTGCCCCTATGGAGAACATGATGAACGACTTTCAGAAG AAAGAGAGGGTCACATTTGGTCGGTCGTACAGTGATGAAGAATGTGAAGATGAGTTAGTCCCAATAGCCACAAAGTCAGCTGCTAGCAGTATGCAGAAGTTAGCACCCAAAGTTAAGAAGAAG AAAGCTTATAAGAGACGTGGAGAATCATCTGATGTCACTTCTGAAGTGTTCTATTCTAACatg GCAAGGAAAACAGATGATTTTCTGTAA
- the LOC136250575 gene encoding radical S-adenosyl methionine domain-containing protein 1, mitochondrial-like isoform X3 yields MNRGIKHLKRITRRIVKKSFSSDIKSKHGTVYVHWPYCAQLCSYCNFNKYVRDNVDHSLMRKALITELRTFIDMSGFHTVTSIFFGGGTPSLAAPSTIHAVINEVAKLCHLPTSAEINLEANPTSSGQSVLKDFKQAGVNRLSLGVQALNDKDLKLLNRDHNRSEALQALSLCKELFPGRLNIDIIFGRPRQTVDEWRTELEKVLEICDNHISLYQLTVERGTPLAKDVQNSRLKLPVEDHTADMYEHAVQRLSVAGLHRYEISNFARFGSESQHNYSYWRGDQYIGIGPGAHSRFSLRDQSQVIARVQAPVPDVWTKLVFSSGHGTRKSTMLTRKERFEEVFMTSLRTRNGLTNEIWYNLDMPNTIHTSLSELESVQELIKGDYELLQRG; encoded by the exons ATGAACCGTGGTATAAAACATCTCAAAAGGATCACGAGAAGGATTGTGAAAAAATCTTTCTCCTCTGATATTAAGTCGAAGCATGGCACAGTTTATGTTCAC TGGCCATACTGTGCTCAGTTGTGTAGTTATTGTAACTTCAACAAGTATGTGAG GGACAATGTTGATCACAGTTTGATGAGGAAGGCTCTCATTACTGAGTTGAGGACATTTATTGACATGAGTGGATTTCATACAGTGACCTCTATATTCTTTGGAGGAG GCACTCCCAGCCTAGCAGCACCATCCACTATACATGCTGTAATTAATGAAGTGGCCAAGTTGTGTCACTTACCGACAAGTGCTGAGATCAATTTGGAGGCCAACCCAACATCATCTGGTCAAAGTGTTCTCAA agACTTTAAACAAGCTGGTGTGAACAGGCTGTCATTAGGAGTTCAA GCACTGAATGACAAAGACTTGAAGTTGCTCAATAGAGATCACAATAGAAGTGAAGCTCTACA GGCTCTGTCACTTTGTAAAGAATTGTTTCCAGGCAGACTTAATATTGACATTATATTTGGAAGACCTCGTCAAACAGTGGATGAATGGAGAACAGAACTAGAGAAG GTGTTGGAGATCTGTGACAATCATATCTCATTGTATCAGTTAACTGTAGAGAGAGGTACTCCTCTAGCTAAGGATGTGCAGAATAGCAgattg AAGTTACCAGTTGAAGATCATACAGCAGATATGTATGAACATGCAGTACAA CGACTATCAGTGGCTGGCCTTCATCGTTATGAAATCTCAAACTTTGCAAGATTT GGATCTGAGAGTCAACACAATTATTCCTACTGGAGAGGTGATCAGTACATTGGAATTGGACCTG GAGCTCACTCAAG GTTCAGTTTAAGAGATCAATCACAAGTGATAGCAAGAGTACAGGCTCCAGTACCTGATGTGTGGACTAAACTG GTATTTTCAAGTGGTCATGGAACTAGGAAGTCTACAATGCTTACTAGAAAGGAAAG GTTTGAAGAAGTTTTCATGACAAGTTTACGCACAAGAAATGGATTAACCAATGAG ATATGGTACAATCTTGACATGCCTAATACCATACACACAAGTCTGTCAGAGCTGGAGTCAGTACAAGAACTGATTAAAG GGGATTACGAGCTACTTCAAAGGGGTTAG
- the LOC136250575 gene encoding radical S-adenosyl methionine domain-containing protein 1, mitochondrial-like isoform X2, which produces MNRGIKHLKRITRRIVKKSFSSDIKSKHGTVYVHWPYCAQLCSYCNFNKYVRDNVDHSLMRKALITELRTFIDMSGFHTVTSIFFGGGTPSLAAPSTIHAVINEVAKLCHLPTSAEINLEANPTSSGQSVLKDFKQAGVNRLSLGVQALNDKDLKLLNRDHNRSEALQALSLCKELFPGRLNIDIIFGRPRQTVDEWRTELEKVLEICDNHISLYQLTVERGTPLAKDVQNSRLKLPVEDHTADMYEHAVQRLSVAGLHRYEISNFARFGSESQHNYSYWRGDQYIGIGPGAHSRFSLRDQSQVIARVQAPVPDVWTKLVFSSGHGTRKSTMLTRKERFEEVFMTSLRTRNGLTNEIWYNLDMPNTIHTSLSELESVQELIKVFITDGYFYAGDYELLQRG; this is translated from the exons ATGAACCGTGGTATAAAACATCTCAAAAGGATCACGAGAAGGATTGTGAAAAAATCTTTCTCCTCTGATATTAAGTCGAAGCATGGCACAGTTTATGTTCAC TGGCCATACTGTGCTCAGTTGTGTAGTTATTGTAACTTCAACAAGTATGTGAG GGACAATGTTGATCACAGTTTGATGAGGAAGGCTCTCATTACTGAGTTGAGGACATTTATTGACATGAGTGGATTTCATACAGTGACCTCTATATTCTTTGGAGGAG GCACTCCCAGCCTAGCAGCACCATCCACTATACATGCTGTAATTAATGAAGTGGCCAAGTTGTGTCACTTACCGACAAGTGCTGAGATCAATTTGGAGGCCAACCCAACATCATCTGGTCAAAGTGTTCTCAA agACTTTAAACAAGCTGGTGTGAACAGGCTGTCATTAGGAGTTCAA GCACTGAATGACAAAGACTTGAAGTTGCTCAATAGAGATCACAATAGAAGTGAAGCTCTACA GGCTCTGTCACTTTGTAAAGAATTGTTTCCAGGCAGACTTAATATTGACATTATATTTGGAAGACCTCGTCAAACAGTGGATGAATGGAGAACAGAACTAGAGAAG GTGTTGGAGATCTGTGACAATCATATCTCATTGTATCAGTTAACTGTAGAGAGAGGTACTCCTCTAGCTAAGGATGTGCAGAATAGCAgattg AAGTTACCAGTTGAAGATCATACAGCAGATATGTATGAACATGCAGTACAA CGACTATCAGTGGCTGGCCTTCATCGTTATGAAATCTCAAACTTTGCAAGATTT GGATCTGAGAGTCAACACAATTATTCCTACTGGAGAGGTGATCAGTACATTGGAATTGGACCTG GAGCTCACTCAAG GTTCAGTTTAAGAGATCAATCACAAGTGATAGCAAGAGTACAGGCTCCAGTACCTGATGTGTGGACTAAACTG GTATTTTCAAGTGGTCATGGAACTAGGAAGTCTACAATGCTTACTAGAAAGGAAAG GTTTGAAGAAGTTTTCATGACAAGTTTACGCACAAGAAATGGATTAACCAATGAG ATATGGTACAATCTTGACATGCCTAATACCATACACACAAGTCTGTCAGAGCTGGAGTCAGTACAAGAACTGATTAAAG TTTTTATTACTGATGGTTACTTTTATGCAGGGGATTACGAGCTACTTCAAAGGGGTTAG
- the LOC136250575 gene encoding radical S-adenosyl methionine domain-containing protein 1, mitochondrial-like isoform X1, with translation MNRGIKHLKRITRRIVKKSFSSDIKSKHGTVYVHWPYCAQLCSYCNFNKYVRDNVDHSLMRKALITELRTFIDMSGFHTVTSIFFGGGTPSLAAPSTIHAVINEVAKLCHLPTSAEINLEANPTSSGQSVLKDFKQAGVNRLSLGVQALNDKDLKLLNRDHNRSEALQALSLCKELFPGRLNIDIIFGRPRQTVDEWRTELEKVLEICDNHISLYQLTVERGTPLAKDVQNSRLKLPVEDHTADMYEHAVQRLSVAGLHRYEISNFARFGSESQHNYSYWRGDQYIGIGPGAHSRFSLRDQSQVIARVQAPVPDVWTKLVFSSGHGTRKSTMLTRKERFEEVFMTSLRTRNGLTNEIWYNLDMPNTIHTSLSELESVQELIKGDLLIIDEEGLRATSKGLAVTDSLMTELLLTNKLYDHTTTFPVRP, from the exons ATGAACCGTGGTATAAAACATCTCAAAAGGATCACGAGAAGGATTGTGAAAAAATCTTTCTCCTCTGATATTAAGTCGAAGCATGGCACAGTTTATGTTCAC TGGCCATACTGTGCTCAGTTGTGTAGTTATTGTAACTTCAACAAGTATGTGAG GGACAATGTTGATCACAGTTTGATGAGGAAGGCTCTCATTACTGAGTTGAGGACATTTATTGACATGAGTGGATTTCATACAGTGACCTCTATATTCTTTGGAGGAG GCACTCCCAGCCTAGCAGCACCATCCACTATACATGCTGTAATTAATGAAGTGGCCAAGTTGTGTCACTTACCGACAAGTGCTGAGATCAATTTGGAGGCCAACCCAACATCATCTGGTCAAAGTGTTCTCAA agACTTTAAACAAGCTGGTGTGAACAGGCTGTCATTAGGAGTTCAA GCACTGAATGACAAAGACTTGAAGTTGCTCAATAGAGATCACAATAGAAGTGAAGCTCTACA GGCTCTGTCACTTTGTAAAGAATTGTTTCCAGGCAGACTTAATATTGACATTATATTTGGAAGACCTCGTCAAACAGTGGATGAATGGAGAACAGAACTAGAGAAG GTGTTGGAGATCTGTGACAATCATATCTCATTGTATCAGTTAACTGTAGAGAGAGGTACTCCTCTAGCTAAGGATGTGCAGAATAGCAgattg AAGTTACCAGTTGAAGATCATACAGCAGATATGTATGAACATGCAGTACAA CGACTATCAGTGGCTGGCCTTCATCGTTATGAAATCTCAAACTTTGCAAGATTT GGATCTGAGAGTCAACACAATTATTCCTACTGGAGAGGTGATCAGTACATTGGAATTGGACCTG GAGCTCACTCAAG GTTCAGTTTAAGAGATCAATCACAAGTGATAGCAAGAGTACAGGCTCCAGTACCTGATGTGTGGACTAAACTG GTATTTTCAAGTGGTCATGGAACTAGGAAGTCTACAATGCTTACTAGAAAGGAAAG GTTTGAAGAAGTTTTCATGACAAGTTTACGCACAAGAAATGGATTAACCAATGAG ATATGGTACAATCTTGACATGCCTAATACCATACACACAAGTCTGTCAGAGCTGGAGTCAGTACAAGAACTGATTAAAGGTGATCTACTTATAATAGATGAGGA GGGATTACGAGCTACTTCAAAGGGGTTAGCTGTGACTGATTCTTTGATGACTGAGTTATTGTTGACTAACAAATTGTATGATCATACCACCACATTTCCTGTTCGTCCTTG